One segment of Streptomyces sp. NA02950 DNA contains the following:
- a CDS encoding AAA family ATPase has protein sequence MHLKSLTLRGFKSFASATTLRFEPGITCVVGPNGSGKSNVVDALSWVMGEQGAKSLRGGKMEDVIFAGTTGRPPLGRAEVSLTIDNADGALPIDYAEVTITRIMFRNGGSEYQINGDTCRLLDIQELLSDSGIGREMHVIVGQGQLDGVLHADPTGRRAFIEEAAGVLKHRKRKEKALRKLDAMQANLARVQDLTDELRRQLKPLGRQAAVARRAAVIQADLRDARLRLLADDLVTLREALSAEVADEAALKQRKEAAEAELRAAQAREAALEEQVRQLAPRLRDAQATWYELSQLAERVRGTISLADARVTSATSAPAEERRGRDPEDMEREAARIREQEAELEAALEAASRALEDTVAHRAELERALSQEERRLKDVARAIADRREGLARLQGQVNAARGRAGSARAEIERLAASRDEAQARAVAAQEEYEQLRAEVDGLDAGDAELAERHEAAKRELAEAETVLSTAREAATAAERERAATSARHDALALGLRRKDGTGALLAASDRLTGLLGPAAELLTVAPGFEIPVAAALGAAADALAVTDPAAAADALRLLRTQDAGRAALLLGAAAPPADRATLAAARDTPTASASPAQDPAPARDGFRPGPTTPAADPAGGPREHGPSTADPTLPGAGPAAPGAAFSPSAGPGHPTVPGPQGHCAPGSAAPGRGADAPGDGRDAPGDGRDAPGDGPAAPGGASIPPAVPAPQGPSAPGWAGSGGPVVPGTRSGADGAQDEVVRVPQPAEHGGGSGAEVSVPGARTGPGDADGPPRVVDLVGGPEALLPALRRLLDGMVVVPTLEDAEELVGRKPELTAVTAEGDLLGAHFAQGGAAGAPSLLEVQASVDEAAAELEELAVRCEELAGAQRAAGERRTACVALVEELAARRSAADREKSQVAQSLGRLGGQARGAAGEAERMTAAAARAEEALERAVEEAEELAERLAVAEEEPGEEEPDTSVRDRLAADGANARQTEMEARLQVRTHEERVKGLAGRADALDRGARAEREARARAEQRRARLRHEAEVASAVAAGARQLLAHVEVSLVRAGEERDAAERAKAERERELVAERNQGRDLKSELDKLTDSVHRGEVLGAEKRLRIEQLESRALEELGVEPAGLIAEYGPDQLVPPSPPAEGEELPEAPEHPRNQPVRYVRAQQEKRLKAAERAYQQLGKVNPLALEEFAALEERHQFLSEQLEDLKKTRADLLQVVKEVDERVEQVFTEAYRDTAREFEGVFSRLFPGGDGRLILTDPENMLTTGVDVEARPPGKKVKRLSLLSGGERSLTAVALLVSIFKARPSPFYVMDEVEAALDDTNLQRLIRIMEELQESSQLIVITHQKRTMEVADALYGVSMQGDGVSKVISQRLR, from the coding sequence GTGCACCTGAAGAGCCTGACCCTCCGAGGCTTCAAATCGTTCGCCTCCGCCACGACGCTCCGCTTCGAGCCGGGTATCACCTGCGTCGTCGGCCCCAACGGCTCGGGTAAGTCCAATGTCGTGGACGCCCTTTCCTGGGTCATGGGTGAACAGGGTGCCAAGTCGCTGCGCGGCGGGAAGATGGAGGACGTCATCTTCGCCGGGACCACCGGCCGCCCGCCGCTGGGCCGCGCCGAGGTCTCCCTCACCATCGACAACGCCGACGGCGCGCTCCCCATCGACTACGCCGAAGTGACGATCACGCGGATCATGTTCCGCAACGGCGGCAGCGAATACCAGATCAACGGCGACACCTGCCGACTGCTGGACATCCAGGAGCTGCTGTCCGACTCCGGCATCGGCCGCGAGATGCACGTCATCGTCGGGCAGGGCCAGCTCGACGGCGTCCTGCACGCCGACCCCACCGGCCGCCGCGCCTTCATCGAGGAGGCCGCGGGCGTCCTCAAGCACCGCAAGCGCAAGGAGAAGGCGCTGCGGAAGCTGGACGCGATGCAGGCCAACCTCGCCCGTGTCCAGGACCTCACCGACGAGCTGCGGCGCCAGCTCAAACCGCTCGGCCGGCAGGCCGCCGTCGCCCGGCGGGCCGCCGTGATCCAGGCCGATCTGCGCGACGCCCGGCTGCGGCTGCTCGCCGACGACCTGGTGACCCTGCGCGAGGCGCTGAGCGCCGAGGTCGCCGACGAGGCCGCCCTCAAACAGCGCAAGGAGGCCGCCGAGGCGGAGCTGCGGGCCGCGCAGGCGCGCGAGGCGGCGCTCGAGGAGCAGGTCCGGCAGCTCGCGCCCCGGCTGCGGGACGCGCAGGCGACCTGGTACGAGCTCTCCCAGCTCGCCGAGCGGGTGCGCGGCACGATCAGCCTCGCGGACGCCCGTGTCACCAGCGCGACCTCCGCCCCGGCCGAGGAGCGGCGCGGCCGCGACCCGGAGGACATGGAGCGGGAGGCGGCCCGCATCCGGGAGCAGGAGGCGGAGCTCGAAGCCGCGCTGGAGGCGGCGAGCCGGGCCCTGGAGGACACCGTCGCCCACCGGGCCGAACTGGAGCGCGCCCTGTCCCAGGAGGAGCGCCGGCTCAAGGACGTGGCCCGCGCCATCGCCGACCGCCGCGAAGGGCTCGCCCGGCTCCAGGGCCAGGTGAACGCGGCCCGCGGCCGGGCCGGTTCCGCCCGGGCCGAGATCGAACGGCTGGCCGCCTCCCGGGACGAGGCCCAGGCCCGGGCCGTCGCCGCGCAGGAGGAGTACGAGCAGCTCCGGGCCGAGGTGGACGGACTCGACGCGGGCGACGCGGAACTGGCGGAGCGCCACGAGGCGGCGAAGCGGGAGCTGGCCGAGGCGGAGACGGTCCTGAGCACGGCCCGCGAGGCCGCCACGGCCGCCGAGCGAGAGCGCGCGGCGACCTCGGCCCGGCATGACGCGCTGGCGCTCGGACTGCGCAGGAAGGACGGCACCGGCGCGCTGCTCGCCGCCTCCGACCGGCTCACCGGCCTGCTCGGCCCCGCCGCCGAACTGCTCACGGTCGCCCCGGGCTTCGAGATCCCGGTCGCCGCGGCCCTGGGCGCCGCCGCCGACGCGCTCGCCGTCACCGACCCCGCCGCCGCGGCGGACGCGCTGCGGCTGCTGCGCACCCAGGACGCGGGGCGCGCGGCCCTCCTCCTGGGCGCCGCCGCGCCCCCGGCCGACCGGGCGACACTCGCCGCCGCCCGCGACACCCCCACCGCGTCCGCCTCCCCGGCCCAGGATCCTGCCCCCGCCCGGGACGGCTTCCGCCCCGGGCCCACCACACCTGCCGCCGACCCCGCCGGCGGCCCCCGCGAACACGGGCCGTCCACCGCGGACCCCACCCTTCCCGGCGCCGGTCCGGCGGCCCCGGGTGCGGCGTTCTCCCCTTCGGCCGGCCCTGGCCACCCGACGGTCCCGGGCCCGCAAGGGCACTGCGCACCGGGTTCCGCGGCGCCCGGCCGGGGAGCGGATGCCCCCGGCGACGGCCGCGACGCCCCCGGCGACGGCCGCGACGCCCCCGGCGACGGACCGGCCGCGCCGGGCGGGGCGAGCATCCCTCCGGCGGTTCCGGCCCCGCAGGGGCCGTCCGCGCCGGGGTGGGCCGGGTCCGGCGGGCCCGTTGTGCCCGGGACGCGGTCCGGGGCGGACGGGGCACAGGACGAGGTCGTACGGGTGCCGCAGCCCGCGGAGCACGGCGGCGGTTCCGGTGCCGAGGTCAGCGTGCCCGGGGCACGGACCGGGCCGGGGGATGCCGACGGTCCGCCGCGGGTGGTGGATCTGGTGGGCGGGCCCGAGGCGCTGCTGCCCGCCCTGCGGCGGCTGCTGGACGGCATGGTCGTGGTGCCCACCCTGGAGGACGCCGAGGAACTGGTCGGGCGGAAGCCCGAGTTGACGGCGGTGACCGCCGAGGGCGATCTGCTCGGGGCGCACTTCGCGCAGGGCGGGGCCGCCGGGGCACCGAGTCTGCTGGAGGTGCAGGCGTCCGTCGACGAGGCCGCGGCGGAGCTGGAGGAACTGGCCGTACGGTGCGAGGAGCTGGCCGGGGCGCAGCGCGCGGCGGGGGAGCGGCGCACCGCATGCGTGGCCCTGGTCGAGGAGCTGGCGGCGCGGCGCAGCGCGGCCGACCGGGAGAAGTCGCAGGTCGCGCAGTCCCTCGGACGGCTGGGCGGACAGGCGCGCGGGGCTGCCGGGGAGGCCGAGCGGATGACCGCGGCCGCCGCCCGGGCCGAAGAGGCGCTGGAGCGGGCGGTCGAGGAGGCCGAGGAGCTCGCCGAGCGGCTGGCGGTGGCCGAGGAGGAGCCGGGCGAGGAGGAGCCGGACACCTCGGTGCGGGACCGTCTCGCGGCGGACGGGGCCAACGCCCGGCAGACCGAGATGGAGGCGCGGCTCCAGGTCCGTACCCATGAGGAGCGCGTCAAGGGGCTTGCGGGGCGGGCGGACGCGCTCGACCGGGGCGCGCGCGCCGAGCGCGAGGCACGGGCGCGCGCCGAGCAGCGGCGTGCCCGGCTGCGCCATGAGGCGGAGGTGGCCTCGGCCGTGGCGGCCGGTGCCCGTCAGCTGCTGGCGCATGTCGAGGTGTCGCTGGTGCGGGCCGGGGAGGAGCGGGACGCGGCGGAGCGTGCCAAGGCGGAACGCGAACGTGAGCTGGTCGCCGAGCGCAACCAGGGCCGCGATCTGAAGAGCGAGCTGGACAAGCTGACCGACTCGGTGCACCGGGGCGAGGTGCTGGGTGCGGAGAAGCGGCTGCGGATCGAGCAGCTGGAGTCCAGGGCGCTGGAGGAACTGGGCGTCGAACCGGCCGGACTGATCGCCGAGTACGGCCCGGACCAGCTGGTGCCGCCGTCCCCGCCCGCCGAGGGCGAGGAGCTGCCGGAGGCCCCCGAACACCCCCGCAACCAGCCGGTGCGGTACGTCCGGGCGCAGCAGGAGAAGCGGCTCAAGGCCGCCGAGCGCGCGTACCAGCAGCTGGGCAAGGTCAATCCGCTGGCGCTGGAGGAGTTCGCGGCGCTGGAGGAGCGGCACCAGTTCCTCAGCGAGCAGCTGGAGGACCTGAAGAAGACCCGGGCCGATCTGTTGCAGGTGGTGAAGGAGGTCGACGAGCGGGTCGAGCAGGTCTTCACCGAGGCGTACCGGGACACCGCCCGCGAGTTCGAGGGCGTCTTCTCCCGGCTGTTCCCGGGCGGGGACGGGCGGCTGATCCTCACCGACCCCGAGAACATGCTGACCACGGGTGTGGACGTGGAGGCCAGACCGCCGGGCAAGAAGGTCAAGCGGCTGTCCCTGCTGTCCGGCGGTGAGCGGTCGCTGACCGCCGTGGCGCTGCTGGTGTCGATCTTCAAGGCGCGGCCGAGCCCGTTCTATGTGATGGACGAGGTGGAGGCGGCGCTCGACGACACCAACCTCCAGCGGCTGATCCGGATCATGGAGGAACTCCAGGAGTCCTCCCAGCTGATCGTGATCACGCACCAGAAGCGGACGATGGAGGTCGCCGACGCCCTTTACGGCGTTTCGATGCAGGGCGACGGTGTGTCGAAGGTCATCAGCCAGCGCCTGCGGTGA
- a CDS encoding acylphosphatase, whose product MNERVRLTVWVRGQVQGVGFRWYTRANALRIGGLVGFASNLSDGRVQIVAEGPRPECEQLLDWLRDGDTPGRVDGVTEIWDTPRGGYDTFEIR is encoded by the coding sequence ATGAACGAAAGAGTCCGTCTCACCGTGTGGGTCCGCGGCCAGGTCCAGGGAGTGGGGTTCCGCTGGTACACCCGGGCCAACGCGCTGCGCATCGGGGGCCTCGTCGGCTTCGCCTCCAACCTCTCCGACGGGCGGGTGCAGATCGTCGCGGAGGGCCCGCGGCCGGAGTGCGAACAGTTGCTCGACTGGCTGCGGGATGGCGACACGCCCGGCCGGGTCGACGGTGTGACCGAGATCTGGGACACACCGCGAGGCGGCTACGACACCTTCGAGATCCGCTGA
- a CDS encoding CAP domain-containing protein, which produces MGRHRRSAPGPAAVPPRAGRHRGPHRSAFAPVRTGLLGMSAAVAVGAVAMASGLLPGGGHQIGGGNDPAGQVQAGGPTDSGLGPQGTQSPSPSLPGQVPAGQGGGHPQAPSTTPSKPSKPSKPSKPSTPSTSPSHRPGSPGSSDHRGDSDRGNGGGKGSSDRDRDRDTRPPSKPADPPVDTGVPDERGGREAAAEKQVLARVNKERAKVGCSPVTADPKLSQLADDFSDDMALRGFFDHINPDGESPWDRAERAGILDLGGENIARGQSTAEEVMDTWMDSSSHRANILNCRYTTMGVGAHFDGDGPWWTQDFGY; this is translated from the coding sequence ATGGGCCGCCATCGACGATCTGCCCCCGGCCCCGCGGCAGTTCCCCCGCGCGCCGGCCGCCACCGGGGACCGCACCGCAGCGCCTTCGCGCCGGTGCGGACCGGGCTGCTGGGCATGTCCGCCGCCGTCGCGGTGGGCGCGGTGGCAATGGCCTCCGGGCTGCTTCCCGGAGGCGGTCATCAGATCGGCGGGGGCAATGACCCGGCCGGTCAGGTGCAGGCGGGAGGCCCGACCGACTCCGGTCTGGGACCCCAGGGCACCCAGTCGCCGTCCCCCTCGCTGCCCGGTCAGGTCCCGGCGGGCCAGGGTGGCGGCCACCCCCAGGCACCGTCCACCACCCCCTCGAAACCCTCCAAGCCGTCCAAGCCGTCCAAGCCCTCCACACCGTCCACATCTCCGTCGCACCGGCCGGGCTCGCCCGGTTCCTCGGACCACCGCGGGGACAGTGACCGCGGCAACGGCGGCGGCAAGGGCTCCTCGGACCGCGACCGGGACCGGGACACCCGGCCTCCCAGCAAGCCCGCCGATCCGCCGGTGGACACCGGCGTTCCGGACGAGCGCGGCGGCCGAGAGGCGGCGGCCGAGAAGCAGGTCCTCGCGCGCGTCAACAAGGAGCGCGCGAAGGTCGGCTGCTCACCGGTGACCGCCGATCCGAAACTCTCCCAGCTGGCCGACGACTTCAGCGACGACATGGCGCTGCGCGGCTTCTTCGACCACATCAACCCCGACGGAGAGAGCCCCTGGGACCGCGCCGAGCGGGCGGGCATCCTCGACCTGGGCGGCGAGAACATCGCCCGCGGCCAGTCGACCGCGGAGGAGGTGATGGACACGTGGATGGACAGCTCCAGCCACCGGGCCAACATCCTCAACTGCAGGTACACGACCATGGGCGTCGGCGCGCACTTCGACGGTGACGGCCCCTGGTGGACCCAGGACTTCGGCTACTGA
- a CDS encoding flavodoxin family protein: MTTPVVSIAYHSGFGHTAVLAEAVREGAAAAGATVHLIKVDTITDQEWELLDGSDAIVFGSPTYMGTASGAFHVFAESTSQRFFSKAWQGKLAAGFTNSASKGGDKLHTLQFFTVLAAQLGMHWVNLGLEPGWNATTASENDLNRLGFFLGAAAQSNADQGAEGVHKADVETAAHLGRRVAETARTFAAGRSAVA, from the coding sequence GTGACCACCCCCGTTGTCTCCATCGCCTATCACTCCGGCTTCGGCCACACCGCCGTGCTGGCCGAGGCCGTTCGTGAGGGCGCGGCCGCCGCCGGGGCCACCGTCCATCTGATCAAGGTCGACACCATCACCGACCAGGAGTGGGAACTGCTGGACGGCTCGGACGCGATCGTCTTCGGTTCGCCCACCTACATGGGCACCGCGTCCGGCGCCTTCCATGTCTTCGCCGAGTCGACCTCGCAGCGCTTCTTCAGCAAGGCGTGGCAGGGCAAGCTCGCCGCGGGATTCACCAACTCCGCCTCCAAGGGCGGGGACAAGCTGCACACCCTTCAGTTCTTCACCGTGCTCGCGGCCCAGCTGGGCATGCACTGGGTGAACCTGGGGCTGGAGCCCGGCTGGAACGCCACCACCGCGTCCGAGAACGACCTCAACCGGCTCGGCTTCTTCCTCGGCGCCGCCGCCCAGTCCAACGCCGACCAGGGCGCGGAAGGCGTGCACAAGGCGGATGTCGAGACCGCCGCACACCTGGGGCGCCGGGTCGCCGAGACCGCGCGCACCTTCGCGGCGGGCCGGTCCGCCGTGGCCTGA
- a CDS encoding helix-turn-helix domain-containing protein, protein MDSERTGTACSAPGTEDLAFDVFARACPSRGTLEHVTGKWGSLTLGALYESTLRFNELRRRIDGVSEKMLSQTLHALERDGLVHRAAQPTNPPRVDYRLTPLGSEIATRLLALINLVEERMPEVMEAQAVYDGTRTDSGGTAAGRGGRGGR, encoded by the coding sequence ATGGACAGTGAACGCACCGGTACGGCATGTTCCGCTCCGGGGACCGAGGACCTGGCCTTCGATGTGTTCGCCCGCGCCTGCCCGTCACGCGGCACGCTGGAGCACGTCACCGGGAAGTGGGGCAGTCTCACCCTGGGCGCGCTGTACGAGAGCACGCTGCGCTTCAACGAACTGCGCCGCCGGATCGACGGTGTCAGCGAGAAGATGCTGTCCCAGACGCTGCACGCGCTGGAGCGCGACGGACTGGTGCACCGTGCCGCGCAGCCGACCAACCCGCCGCGTGTGGACTACCGGCTCACCCCGCTGGGCAGTGAGATCGCGACCCGGCTGCTCGCCCTGATCAACCTGGTCGAGGAGCGGATGCCGGAGGTGATGGAGGCCCAGGCGGTCTACGACGGGACGCGCACGGACAGCGGCGGCACGGCGGCCGGGCGCGGCGGGCGCGGCGGGCGCTGA
- the mutM gene encoding bifunctional DNA-formamidopyrimidine glycosylase/DNA-(apurinic or apyrimidinic site) lyase produces the protein MPELPEVEVVRRGLERWISGRTVAEVQVLHPRAVRRHLGGAEDFAARLTGRTTGVARRRGKYLWLPFDDDAAAESVLAHLGMSGQLLVQPHDAPDEKHLRIRVRFADAAGTELRFVDQRTFGGLSLHDTVPGAPDGLPDAIAHIALDPLDPAFDEAAFHTALRRRRTTVKRALLDQSLISGVGNIYADEALWRSRLHYDRPTATLTRPRSTELLGHVREVMGAALAVGGTSFDSLYVNVNGESGYFERSLDAYGRENEPCRRCGTAMRRRPWMNRSSYFCPRCQRPPRPPRPAAVPPLSVRVPS, from the coding sequence TTGCCCGAGCTGCCCGAGGTCGAGGTGGTCCGGCGCGGGCTGGAGCGCTGGATCAGCGGCCGTACGGTCGCAGAGGTCCAGGTGCTGCACCCCCGTGCGGTCCGCCGTCACCTCGGCGGCGCGGAGGACTTCGCGGCCCGGCTGACCGGCCGCACCACCGGTGTGGCCCGCCGCCGCGGCAAGTACCTGTGGCTGCCGTTCGACGATGACGCCGCCGCCGAATCGGTCCTCGCCCACCTCGGGATGAGCGGCCAGCTGCTGGTCCAGCCGCACGATGCCCCGGACGAGAAGCATCTGCGCATCCGGGTCCGGTTCGCCGACGCGGCGGGCACCGAGCTGCGCTTCGTCGACCAGCGCACCTTCGGCGGCCTCTCGCTGCACGACACCGTGCCCGGCGCCCCGGACGGGCTGCCCGACGCCATCGCGCACATCGCCCTCGACCCGCTGGACCCCGCCTTCGACGAGGCGGCCTTCCACACCGCGCTGCGCCGCCGCCGGACCACCGTCAAACGCGCCCTGCTCGACCAGTCGCTGATCAGCGGCGTCGGCAACATCTACGCCGACGAGGCGCTGTGGCGTTCCCGGCTGCACTACGACCGGCCGACCGCGACCCTCACCCGCCCGCGCAGCACCGAACTCCTCGGCCATGTGCGCGAGGTGATGGGCGCGGCGCTGGCGGTCGGCGGCACCAGCTTCGACAGCCTCTACGTCAATGTGAACGGTGAGTCCGGGTACTTCGAGCGCTCCCTGGACGCCTACGGCCGGGAGAACGAGCCGTGCCGCCGCTGCGGCACCGCGATGCGCCGCCGTCCCTGGATGAACCGCTCCAGCTACTTCTGCCCGCGCTGTCAGCGCCCGCCGCGCCCGCCGCGCCCGGCCGCCGTGCCGCCGCTGTCCGTGCGCGTCCCGTCGTAG
- the rnc gene encoding ribonuclease III, with product MSDATTPPRKRAGEPRGGHPRGGEAVQADTASSHTILEGRLGYQLESALLVRALTHRSFAYENGGLPTNERLEFLGDSVLGLVVTDTLYRIHPDLPEGQLAKLRAAVVNSRALAEVGRGLDLGAFIRLGRGEEGTGGRDKASILADTLEAVIGAVYLDQGLDAAAELVHRLFDPLIEKSSNLGAGLDWKTSLQELTATEGLGVPEYLVSETGPDHEKTFTAAARVGGVAYGTGTGRSKKEAEQQAAEAAWRAIRAAADEAQAKAEATAEAEAEADAAAAAAADGGAAADAASTAR from the coding sequence ATGTCGGACGCCACTACGCCTCCCCGCAAGCGCGCGGGCGAACCTCGCGGAGGTCATCCGCGCGGCGGTGAAGCGGTCCAGGCGGACACGGCCTCGTCCCACACGATCCTGGAAGGGCGGCTCGGGTACCAGCTCGAGTCCGCCCTTCTGGTGCGTGCGCTCACCCACCGCTCCTTCGCCTACGAGAACGGCGGGCTGCCCACCAACGAGCGGCTGGAGTTCCTCGGGGACTCCGTGCTCGGCCTGGTGGTCACCGACACGCTGTACCGCATCCACCCGGACCTGCCCGAAGGCCAACTGGCCAAGCTGCGGGCCGCGGTGGTCAACTCGCGTGCGCTGGCCGAGGTGGGCCGTGGCCTGGACCTCGGCGCCTTCATCCGGCTCGGCCGGGGCGAAGAGGGCACCGGGGGCAGGGACAAGGCATCCATCCTCGCCGACACCCTCGAAGCGGTGATCGGCGCTGTCTATCTCGACCAGGGGCTCGACGCCGCCGCCGAACTGGTGCACCGGCTCTTCGACCCGCTGATCGAGAAGTCCTCGAATCTCGGTGCCGGCCTGGACTGGAAGACCAGCCTCCAGGAGCTGACCGCCACCGAGGGTCTCGGGGTTCCCGAGTACCTGGTCTCCGAGACCGGGCCCGACCACGAGAAGACCTTCACGGCTGCCGCCCGCGTCGGTGGTGTCGCGTACGGCACCGGCACCGGCCGCAGCAAGAAGGAAGCCGAGCAGCAGGCGGCCGAGGCCGCCTGGCGCGCCATTCGCGCCGCTGCCGACGAGGCCCAGGCGAAGGCCGAAGCCACGGCCGAGGCCGAGGCCGAGGCGGACGCCGCAGCCGCTGCCGCGGCGGACGGCGGAGCCGCCGCCGACGCGGCCTCCACGGCACGCTGA
- the rpmF gene encoding 50S ribosomal protein L32 — translation MAVPKRKMSRSNTRHRRSQWKAAVPTLVACERCHEPKQQHIACPSCGTYNRRQVLEV, via the coding sequence GTGGCTGTTCCGAAGCGGAAGATGTCGCGCAGCAACACGCGCCACCGCCGGTCGCAGTGGAAGGCTGCGGTCCCCACCCTGGTGGCGTGCGAGCGCTGCCACGAGCCGAAGCAGCAGCACATCGCGTGCCCGAGCTGCGGCACCTACAACCGCCGCCAGGTCCTCGAGGTCTGA
- a CDS encoding DUF177 domain-containing protein, whose protein sequence is MFDTRELGRRPGALKRISRSVAAPKDLGIEVIGVPEGATVELDLRLESVMEGVLVTGTARAPLTGECVRCLEPLERELDADFQEMYSYPDADDRSRDADTGDDAEEEETLFLEADLFDLEPVLRDAVVLSLPLQPVCREDCPGLCADCGARLADDPDHHHDAVDIRWAALQGLADSIQDGEKDNAPRERGDDPQEK, encoded by the coding sequence GTGTTCGACACACGTGAGCTGGGCCGCCGTCCGGGTGCGCTGAAAAGGATCTCCCGCTCCGTGGCGGCACCCAAGGACCTCGGTATCGAGGTCATCGGGGTGCCGGAGGGCGCGACCGTGGAGCTCGACCTCCGCCTTGAGTCGGTCATGGAAGGGGTGCTTGTCACAGGCACCGCCCGTGCGCCGCTCACGGGGGAGTGCGTAAGGTGTCTGGAGCCGCTGGAGCGTGAGCTCGACGCGGACTTCCAGGAGATGTACTCCTACCCCGACGCCGACGACCGGAGCCGCGACGCGGACACCGGCGACGACGCCGAGGAAGAGGAGACGCTCTTCCTCGAGGCCGATCTGTTCGACCTCGAGCCCGTGCTGCGGGACGCGGTGGTGCTCTCACTGCCGTTGCAGCCGGTGTGCCGGGAGGACTGCCCGGGGCTGTGCGCCGATTGCGGTGCGCGGCTCGCGGACGACCCGGACCACCATCACGACGCCGTCGACATCCGTTGGGCGGCACTGCAGGGACTCGCCGATTCCATTCAGGACGGCGAGAAGGACAACGCACCCCGCGAGCGCGGGGATGACCCACAGGAGAAGTAG